From the Clostridium putrefaciens genome, one window contains:
- a CDS encoding 2'-5' RNA ligase family protein translates to MKYYLVALFDEDSYKSIEGIQKDLSKKYNLYKNLPTLHITLEVIDDPDIDKLDEVLKGILKSYKRFKVEIDDVICFNEPYKSVNLRVKNKGYIQRLNRTINDKLKLNGFNVRKDASNWDLHISIANTNFASREWSKNEFLNACHKAQEDGFYKLAKIQRIELWKPINNKRDMIIKSYPLKTFLP, encoded by the coding sequence ATGAAATATTATTTAGTAGCATTATTTGATGAAGATTCCTATAAGTCGATAGAAGGTATTCAAAAAGACTTAAGTAAAAAATACAATCTATATAAAAACCTTCCAACATTGCATATAACTTTAGAGGTTATAGACGATCCTGATATAGATAAATTAGATGAAGTTCTTAAAGGTATATTAAAATCATATAAAAGATTTAAAGTAGAAATAGATGATGTCATATGTTTTAATGAACCCTACAAATCTGTAAATCTAAGAGTTAAAAATAAAGGATATATACAAAGATTAAATAGAACTATAAACGATAAATTAAAACTTAATGGGTTTAATGTAAGAAAAGACGCCTCTAATTGGGACTTACACATCTCAATTGCAAATACGAACTTTGCTTCACGAGAATGGTCTAAAAATGAATTCTTAAATGCTTGTCATAAAGCCCAAGAAGATGGCTTCTATAAATTAGCAAAAATACAAAGAATAGAACTTTGGAAACCAATTAATAATAAGCGAGATATGATAATAAAAAGTTATCCATTAAAAACCTTCTTACCCTAG
- a CDS encoding 3D domain-containing protein, producing the protein MNKKVLIFLTSILIVCNSVIVTHVANATPEESIEKGTIQIKQLDNQIIDLNGEISSLNSEISQLNIKLLENKSEINKTEDKIKSTEIKIIESKKVIEKKQDILGKRLRVMYKSNLSSNPLLVILSSENFSDAISNTQAVVKIISIDKKLINDIENEKKALDLDINNLKDKKDELKTLQTSTQDSLNEIKTKKEAQQITLDKLSAEKKKVSSIIEENENSLISHSVSIIKSSASSESAIKDAISTLKSLFPQLNTSSVKNKAQDAINDGRGILKYIQETKNKHANTNKATTTSIGNTDRGSSPAKKSYTMEATAYFDGLLTASGLKPIRNASGLSTVAVDPSVIPLGSKLYIEGYGYAIAADTGSAIKNLKIDLYMNSKSECTTFGRRNVIVSLIAYPNEW; encoded by the coding sequence TTGAATAAAAAGGTGTTAATATTTCTTACTTCCATATTAATTGTCTGTAATAGTGTTATTGTAACACATGTTGCAAACGCAACTCCGGAAGAAAGTATTGAAAAAGGCACTATTCAAATCAAACAATTAGACAATCAAATTATTGATTTAAATGGTGAAATATCTAGTCTAAATTCAGAAATAAGTCAGTTAAATATTAAGCTTTTAGAAAACAAATCTGAAATTAATAAAACTGAAGATAAGATTAAAAGTACAGAAATAAAGATTATAGAAAGTAAAAAGGTTATAGAAAAAAAGCAAGATATCCTAGGCAAAAGACTCAGAGTTATGTATAAAAGCAATTTATCTTCTAATCCATTGCTTGTAATATTGTCATCAGAAAACTTTTCTGATGCAATATCAAATACCCAAGCCGTAGTTAAAATAATATCTATAGATAAAAAGCTAATAAATGACATTGAGAATGAAAAGAAGGCTCTTGATTTAGATATAAATAATTTAAAGGATAAAAAGGACGAGCTTAAAACCTTACAGACTTCTACACAAGATTCCCTTAATGAAATAAAAACTAAAAAGGAAGCTCAACAGATTACTTTAGATAAACTAAGTGCAGAAAAGAAAAAGGTTTCTTCTATTATAGAAGAAAATGAAAACTCTTTAATATCACACTCAGTTTCTATAATTAAATCTTCTGCTTCTTCTGAAAGTGCAATTAAAGATGCAATATCTACGTTAAAGTCACTGTTTCCACAACTAAACACATCATCTGTCAAAAACAAGGCACAAGATGCCATAAATGACGGTAGAGGAATTTTAAAGTACATACAGGAAACTAAGAACAAGCACGCTAATACTAATAAAGCCACTACTACCAGCATTGGAAACACAGATCGTGGATCTAGTCCTGCTAAAAAGTCCTACACCATGGAAGCAACTGCTTATTTTGATGGTCTTTTAACAGCTTCAGGATTAAAACCAATAAGGAATGCTTCTGGGCTTAGTACGGTTGCGGTAGATCCATCTGTTATTCCTTTAGGGTCAAAGCTCTATATAGAGGGTTATGGATATGCCATTGCAGCAGATACTGGTTCTGCAATAAAGAATCTTAAAATAGACCTATATATGAATTCAAAATCAGAATGCACTACCTTTGGACGAAGAAACGTTATAGTGAGCCTTATAGCTTATCCAAATGAATGGTAA
- a CDS encoding DMT family transporter: MLGVIFSIVAGIAMSLQGVFNTRLGEKIGLLETNLVVQGSGLILTILLICFLGSGNIKEIKSVNKLYLLGGFLGVLIIYTVMKGISSMGPTYCISIILVAQLLSAALIDYLGMFDTNKVSFGFSKIIGIAIMVVGIIIFKWKP; this comes from the coding sequence ATGTTAGGTGTAATATTTTCAATAGTAGCTGGAATTGCTATGAGTCTACAAGGCGTTTTTAATACTAGGCTTGGAGAAAAAATCGGGCTTTTAGAAACAAATCTAGTAGTTCAAGGTAGTGGGCTTATATTAACAATTTTATTAATATGTTTTTTAGGATCTGGTAATATAAAAGAAATTAAATCAGTAAACAAACTATATCTTTTAGGTGGATTTTTAGGCGTTCTTATAATATATACAGTAATGAAAGGAATTTCATCTATGGGTCCTACCTATTGTATATCAATTATTCTTGTAGCCCAATTATTATCTGCCGCTTTAATCGATTATTTAGGAATGTTTGATACAAATAAGGTTTCTTTTGGATTTAGCAAGATAATAGGTATTGCAATAATGGTTGTAGGTATTATAATATTTAAGTGGAAACCTTAA
- a CDS encoding ABC transporter ATP-binding protein — translation MAKAIEVLNVTKKFGKRYIFQNLNLSVEDGEFIAIVGPSGCGKSTLLNMIGLLESNDAGQIKLKGKEIPKIESNGATMLRRNTINYLFQSFALITDMTIYQNLFLAMNFSNMTTKEKDTRIEEILKKVHLEEFKDEKVNTLSGGEQQRVALARTILKPGDIILADEPTGSLDSAAAEIAFNLIKDLSKQYGKTVMMVTHSKELANEANRIINILEC, via the coding sequence ATGGCAAAAGCAATAGAAGTATTAAATGTTACAAAGAAATTTGGGAAAAGATATATATTTCAGAATCTAAATTTGTCCGTTGAAGACGGGGAGTTTATTGCGATTGTTGGACCAAGTGGTTGTGGAAAATCAACTCTCCTAAATATGATAGGTCTTTTAGAATCAAACGATGCAGGGCAGATTAAGCTAAAAGGAAAAGAAATTCCTAAAATAGAAAGCAACGGAGCTACAATGCTAAGGCGCAATACAATTAATTACTTATTTCAATCATTTGCGTTAATCACTGATATGACAATCTATCAGAACCTTTTTCTGGCAATGAATTTCTCTAACATGACTACAAAGGAAAAGGATACAAGAATAGAGGAAATATTAAAAAAGGTTCATTTAGAAGAATTTAAAGATGAAAAGGTTAACACACTCTCAGGTGGTGAACAGCAAAGAGTGGCACTGGCAAGAACGATACTCAAGCCAGGTGATATCATTCTTGCAGATGAGCCAACTGGATCTTTAGATTCTGCGGCTGCTGAAATAGCATTTAATCTAATTAAGGATTTAAGCAAACAGTATGGAAAGACTGTAATGATGGTTACGCATAGTAAAGAATTAGCAAATGAAGCGAATAGAATAATTAATATTTTAGAGTGTTGA
- a CDS encoding SEC-C metal-binding domain-containing protein, translating into MNLYKRWTDMVVEYVKHHGEEAFWDKYSDIERRIYIKILASHKDTLSTTISDLAKEFETTPEFVMGFVDGINESLLESIDLETISEDSEVEFKIDFEKLYYNMLDAKADYLYELSQWEGIFSKEKRTEIHKAWKSSKTVVNENKVGRNDLCTCGSGKKYKKCCGK; encoded by the coding sequence ATGAATTTATATAAAAGATGGACAGATATGGTTGTAGAGTATGTTAAACATCACGGAGAAGAGGCATTTTGGGATAAATATAGTGATATTGAAAGACGTATTTACATAAAAATATTAGCAAGTCACAAAGATACTTTAAGTACTACCATTTCTGATTTAGCAAAGGAATTTGAGACAACTCCAGAATTTGTAATGGGATTTGTAGACGGAATAAATGAAAGTTTATTAGAATCAATAGATTTAGAAACTATAAGCGAAGATAGTGAAGTTGAATTCAAAATAGATTTTGAAAAGTTATACTACAACATGTTAGATGCAAAAGCAGACTACCTTTATGAACTTTCACAATGGGAAGGTATATTCTCAAAAGAAAAGAGAACTGAAATACATAAAGCATGGAAGTCATCTAAAACAGTAGTTAATGAAAACAAAGTAGGAAGAAATGACCTATGTACCTGTGGAAGCGGAAAGAAATATAAAAAGTGCTGTGGTAAATAA
- the rlmH gene encoding 23S rRNA (pseudouridine(1915)-N(3))-methyltransferase RlmH: MNITIISVGKVKEKYLRDAIEEYSKRLKRYCKLQILEVSDEKTPDNASEKEEIQIKVKEGEAILKHIKDNAFVIALDLKGKTVSSEELASFISDLGTKGKSDLVFIIGGSLGLSQKVLERADYKLCFSKMTFPHQLFRVMLLEQIYRGFRIIKGEPYHK; encoded by the coding sequence ATGAATATAACTATAATATCTGTAGGAAAAGTAAAAGAAAAGTATTTAAGAGATGCCATAGAAGAGTATTCAAAAAGATTAAAAAGGTACTGTAAGCTTCAAATATTAGAAGTTTCCGACGAGAAGACCCCAGATAATGCATCTGAAAAAGAAGAAATTCAGATAAAGGTAAAAGAAGGAGAGGCTATATTAAAGCATATAAAAGATAATGCCTTTGTTATTGCCTTAGACCTAAAAGGTAAAACAGTATCCTCAGAAGAATTAGCAAGTTTTATATCAGACCTAGGCACAAAAGGTAAGAGTGATTTAGTATTTATAATTGGAGGGTCCCTTGGACTATCACAAAAGGTTCTAGAAAGAGCAGATTATAAGCTATGCTTCTCAAAAATGACCTTCCCCCACCAGTTATTCAGAGTAATGCTACTAGAACAGATATATAGAGGGTTTAGGATAATTAAAGGCGAACCGTACCATAAGTAA
- a CDS encoding MBL fold metallo-hydrolase, with product MIFCSLYSGSSGNSIFVSSEKSKILIDAGLPGKSIDAALKEIDESPTQLDAIFVTHEHLDHVKGIGVMSRKYNIPIYANEGTWEGMTKTVGKIKECNIKIIDSNVTNIKDMDIINYPIPHDATNPIGYSIYSLGKKVSITTDFGYLTADIKRNIEDSDVILLESNHDVEMLKFGPYPYSLKRRILSDIGHLSNDDCGTAIVDMMNDKYKRIILGHLSNTNNYPELAYETVISVLRENNIELKKDIAVQMASRKGPSSYIKI from the coding sequence ATGATATTTTGTTCCTTATATAGTGGAAGCAGCGGGAACAGCATATTTGTGTCATCAGAAAAATCAAAGATACTTATAGATGCAGGCTTACCAGGTAAGAGTATAGATGCTGCGCTAAAAGAGATAGATGAAAGTCCAACACAATTAGATGCTATATTTGTTACACATGAACATTTAGATCATGTAAAAGGTATAGGGGTTATGTCAAGAAAATACAATATACCAATATATGCAAATGAGGGCACATGGGAAGGTATGACCAAAACTGTAGGAAAGATAAAAGAATGTAATATAAAGATTATTGATAGTAATGTAACAAATATAAAAGATATGGATATTATAAACTATCCTATACCTCATGATGCTACAAATCCTATAGGCTATTCAATTTATTCCTTAGGAAAAAAGGTTAGTATCACTACTGATTTTGGGTATCTTACAGCAGATATAAAAAGAAATATAGAAGACTCAGACGTTATATTATTAGAAAGTAATCATGATGTAGAGATGTTAAAGTTTGGACCCTATCCATATAGCTTAAAGCGTAGAATTTTAAGCGATATAGGGCATTTATCTAACGATGATTGTGGAACTGCTATAGTAGACATGATGAATGATAAATATAAAAGAATAATATTAGGTCATTTAAGCAATACTAATAACTATCCAGAGTTAGCATATGAAACGGTCATAAGTGTTTTAAGAGAAAACAATATCGAACTTAAAAAGGATATAGCTGTACAAATGGCAAGTAGAAAAGGTCCAAGCAGCTATATTAAGATATGA
- a CDS encoding UDP-N-acetylglucosamine 1-carboxyvinyltransferase, producing MEKLVVHGGNRLFGDIDISGAKNAAVAIIPAALMASEGTCHIDNIPSIEDVHCLERITKSLGCKIKTNVNSLDIDSSEITNLDACTEDVRRMRASYYFIGALLGRFKKARVELPGGCPIGVRPIDQHIKGFEALGATVKIEHGAVNIKADRLIGTNIFFDVVSVGATINVMLAATLAEGITTLENAAREPHVVDVANFLNFMGANVKGAGTDIIRITGVEKLYGCSYSVIPDQIEAGTFMIAAAATGGEITVKNVIPKHLESISAKLIEMGAEVIEQDDSVTVRSKGKLKGVNIKTNPYPGFPTDVQQPMSTLLCVAEGRSIVTESIWESRFKHVDELKKMGADVKVEGRTAIIEGREKLTGAVVKATDLRAGAAMVIAGLLAEGRTEIHSIEHIDRGYPNIEVKFQKLGAKIYRETIKE from the coding sequence ATGGAGAAATTAGTAGTACACGGAGGAAATAGACTTTTTGGAGATATTGACATAAGCGGAGCAAAGAATGCAGCAGTAGCAATAATACCAGCAGCTTTAATGGCTAGCGAGGGAACTTGTCATATTGATAATATACCTAGCATTGAAGATGTCCATTGTTTAGAGAGAATAACAAAGTCTTTAGGATGTAAGATAAAGACTAATGTTAACTCATTAGATATAGATAGTTCAGAAATAACTAATTTAGATGCTTGTACTGAAGATGTAAGAAGAATGAGAGCATCTTATTACTTTATAGGGGCTTTACTTGGACGGTTTAAAAAGGCAAGAGTAGAACTTCCAGGAGGTTGTCCTATAGGGGTTAGACCTATAGATCAGCATATAAAAGGATTTGAGGCTCTTGGGGCTACAGTTAAGATTGAACATGGAGCTGTAAATATAAAAGCAGATAGGTTAATAGGAACAAATATATTTTTTGACGTTGTAAGCGTTGGAGCTACTATAAATGTTATGTTAGCAGCCACACTTGCAGAAGGAATAACTACACTTGAAAATGCCGCAAGGGAGCCACATGTAGTAGATGTAGCTAACTTCTTAAACTTTATGGGCGCAAACGTTAAGGGAGCAGGAACGGACATTATAAGAATTACTGGAGTAGAGAAGTTATACGGATGTAGCTATAGTGTTATCCCAGACCAAATAGAGGCTGGAACATTTATGATTGCAGCAGCAGCAACTGGTGGGGAGATAACAGTTAAAAATGTTATACCTAAACATCTAGAATCTATATCAGCAAAACTAATAGAAATGGGAGCAGAGGTTATAGAACAAGATGATTCTGTGACAGTAAGATCTAAGGGGAAATTAAAGGGTGTAAACATTAAAACTAATCCATACCCAGGCTTCCCAACAGATGTTCAACAGCCTATGAGCACATTACTTTGCGTTGCTGAAGGAAGAAGCATAGTTACTGAAAGTATTTGGGAAAGTAGATTCAAACATGTAGATGAGCTTAAAAAAATGGGTGCAGATGTAAAGGTTGAAGGTCGAACAGCTATAATAGAAGGTAGAGAAAAGCTTACAGGAGCTGTAGTTAAGGCTACAGATTTAAGAGCAGGAGCAGCTATGGTTATAGCTGGATTACTTGCTGAAGGAAGAACTGAGATACATAGTATAGAACATATAGATAGGGGATACCCTAACATAGAAGTTAAATTTCAAAAATTAGGCGCAAAAATATATAGAGAAACCATAAAGGAATAA
- a CDS encoding GerMN domain-containing protein, with the protein MDKRFKSALSIGLCFLALTTVACSKKDKISINNKEKFKNIQLPAEKQDNIELDIYFDASKDASKIEIAKEEVLIPKEEVIGQLIIDSLVKGPSINGKLKPVLPKETRLLSFSIKDSIAFVNLSKEALITMTSAKEESVLTSIVASLEQIPSVSKVKILIESKDVETLGGNFDISKPFKRDEIVLLKK; encoded by the coding sequence ATGGATAAAAGATTTAAAAGTGCTTTAAGCATAGGGCTTTGCTTTTTAGCTTTGACTACAGTAGCTTGTTCTAAGAAAGATAAAATAAGCATAAACAATAAAGAAAAGTTTAAAAACATTCAGCTACCAGCGGAAAAACAAGATAATATTGAGTTAGATATTTATTTTGATGCATCTAAAGATGCTTCAAAGATAGAAATAGCCAAAGAAGAGGTTTTGATTCCAAAAGAAGAAGTAATAGGACAGTTGATAATAGATTCTTTAGTAAAAGGACCTTCCATTAATGGTAAGTTAAAACCTGTATTACCTAAAGAAACTAGGCTTTTAAGTTTTTCAATTAAAGATAGTATAGCCTTTGTAAATCTTAGCAAAGAGGCATTAATTACTATGACATCTGCAAAGGAAGAATCAGTTTTAACAAGCATAGTGGCATCTCTTGAGCAAATTCCATCCGTATCTAAAGTAAAGATACTTATAGAAAGTAAGGATGTTGAAACATTAGGAGGAAATTTTGATATTTCAAAACCTTTTAAAAGAGATGAAATAGTTCTTCTTAAAAAGTAA
- a CDS encoding dUTP diphosphatase encodes MNLQYLFKLQKDLNEKVYVSRNLDESILNSKNFLALLVELGKLANETKSFEYWSDAKPSTKGVLLDSYVDCFHLILTLGLDKLYTNISPKLKPNDYNISEQFLNLYVDINDLMVTSSKDHYITLFEDFLSLGLRLGFSLNEIENSYIIKNTSNNKKIK; translated from the coding sequence ATGAATTTACAGTACTTATTTAAGTTACAAAAGGATTTAAACGAAAAAGTATATGTTTCCAGAAACTTAGATGAAAGTATCCTTAATTCAAAAAACTTTTTAGCTCTGTTAGTAGAACTAGGTAAACTTGCTAATGAAACTAAAAGCTTTGAATATTGGTCCGATGCAAAGCCTTCTACAAAAGGTGTCTTATTAGATTCTTATGTAGATTGTTTTCATCTAATATTAACTTTAGGTCTAGATAAACTTTATACCAATATTTCACCAAAACTTAAACCAAATGATTACAATATTTCAGAACAATTTTTAAATCTATATGTAGATATAAATGATTTAATGGTTACATCATCTAAAGACCACTACATAACACTTTTTGAAGATTTTTTAAGCTTAGGTCTTAGATTAGGTTTTTCTTTAAATGAAATAGAAAACTCTTACATAATAAAAAACACTTCTAATAACAAAAAAATTAAATGA
- a CDS encoding DUF1540 domain-containing protein gives MEVNKSIGCNVSECKYHYKKDSYCTLNKIEIVKHEPMAKTVECTDCASFETMK, from the coding sequence ATGGAAGTTAACAAAAGTATAGGATGTAATGTGTCAGAATGTAAATATCACTATAAGAAGGATAGCTATTGTACTTTAAACAAAATTGAAATAGTCAAACATGAGCCTATGGCAAAGACAGTTGAATGCACTGATTGTGCAAGCTTTGAAACCATGAAATAA